Part of the Verrucomicrobiia bacterium genome, AGCGGATTCAGGAGGAGTTCTTTCATACGTTCAACGCCTTGCACGAGGCGCACAAACAGATCGTCCTGACCTGTGACCGGCCTGCCAGCGAAATCCAGAATCTGGAGCATCGCCTTGTGTCGCGTTTTGAATGGGGCCTGGTGACCGATCTGCAGCCGCCAGATGTCGAGATGCGCCTAGCCATTCTCAAGAAGAAGGCAGAGACCATGGGCGTCGTTCTCCCCGACGAAATCGTCAATTTTCTCGCCAATCGTATTCGCACAAACATCCGCCGATTGGAAGGTGCGCTCATCCGCGTGGCGTCCTATGCCTCGCTCACTGGAAAGAAGCTGACGCTCGAGACTGTCGAAGGTTTGTTGCGCGAAATTCTGCACGAGGAAGGCCGATTTTCGATCAGCATTGAATCGATTCAGAAGAAGGTTGCCGAACATTTTGATATTCGCCTCGCCGATATGACGAGCAAGCGGCGCCCTGAAAACATAGCGTTTCCCAGGCAAGTCGCCATGTTCCTGTCGCGGCAAATGACCGAGAATTCCCTCAGTGCCATTGGCGAGGCATTCGGCGGGCGCGATCACGGCACGGTTCTCCATGCCTGCCGGCTGGTGAAGGATCGCATGGAAGTCGACGCCAGCGTGCGCCAGGTGGTGCATCTCCTCGAGAAACAGTTGATGCGCTGAGCGCAGGGATTCGCCCCGCCCGGTGCGGCATTCATGCCTACCATCCAGGTCAACGGTCTTACCAAGACGTTTCGCACGTACAAGAAGGAGCCAGGCTTCAAAGGCGCCCTCCGCGGGTTGATCAAACGCACGTACGAGCAAACCGTGGCCGTAAAGGACGTCAACTTCCACATCGAGCCCGGCGAACTGGTCGGCTTCCTCGGTCCGAATGGCGCAGGCAAAACCACGACGCTGAAAATGCTGGCGGGTTTGCTCTATCCCACGAGTGGCTCCGCATCTGTCCTCGGCTTCACCCCCTGGGAGCGAAAAGACGGTTACCGTCGGCAGTTCGCCCTGTTACTCGGTCAAAAGAACCAGCTTTGGTGGGATCTCCCGGCGCGGGAATCACTGGAGCTCAATGCGAGGATCTACGGCATCCCGGACGATGTGCGCGACCGCACTGTGGACGAGCTCACCGCCCTACTATCGGTTCGCGACAAGCTCAACGTGGCGGTCCGTGAACTTTCGCTCGGCGAGCGCATGAAGATGGAACTCATCGCCGCCCTGCTCCATCAACCGAAGGTTTTGTTCCTGGACGAACCCACGATAGGGCTCGACGTCGTTTCACAAAAAACCGTTCGGGAATTCCTGCGCGAACACAATCGCACCAGGAAAACCACGATCCTCCTGACCAGCCACTATATGGCGGACATCCAGGAACTCTGCGAACGCGTCATCATCATTG contains:
- a CDS encoding ATP-binding cassette domain-containing protein, with product MPTIQVNGLTKTFRTYKKEPGFKGALRGLIKRTYEQTVAVKDVNFHIEPGELVGFLGPNGAGKTTTLKMLAGLLYPTSGSASVLGFTPWERKDGYRRQFALLLGQKNQLWWDLPARESLELNARIYGIPDDVRDRTVDELTALLSVRDKLNVAVRELSLGERMKMELIAALLHQPKVLFLDEPTIGLDVVSQKTVREFLREHNRTRKTTILLTSHYMADIQELCERVIIIDKGVISFDGRLSDVVDRFADFKLITIQCESTASYSAGQLTKYGEVVDEQPGRLTLKVKRDRVIPACKALLDDLPVSDIDIEEVPIEDVIRRIFAR